A stretch of the Streptomyces sp. NBC_00078 genome encodes the following:
- a CDS encoding Tat pathway signal sequence domain protein, producing MRRTGLSALAVACTAVLAGAVPAFADGASAAPSPVPSATRAPSAGPTSAPAESTTPSAVPSAAPTRAPSPGQVSIVPSGAPNTGVAPTSSDSSGAGALIGGGAAAAVALGGGAVFIVRRRRANGA from the coding sequence ATGCGCCGAACCGGCCTCAGTGCCTTGGCAGTTGCGTGCACCGCCGTGCTGGCGGGCGCGGTGCCCGCGTTCGCCGACGGGGCGTCCGCGGCTCCGAGCCCCGTCCCCTCCGCGACCCGCGCGCCCAGCGCCGGCCCCACGTCCGCCCCCGCCGAGAGCACCACCCCGAGCGCCGTGCCGAGTGCGGCCCCGACCCGGGCGCCGTCGCCCGGTCAGGTCTCCATCGTGCCGAGCGGTGCGCCCAACACCGGTGTGGCGCCGACCTCTTCGGACTCGTCGGGCGCGGGCGCTCTGATCGGCGGGGGCGCCGCCGCGGCCGTCGCCCTCGGCGGTGGCGCGGTCTTCATCGTGCGCCGCCGGCGGGCGAACGGGGCATGA
- a CDS encoding class F sortase, protein MSPLSRRAFAAAALAALLAGCGGPGATNGNSPDGSRASDASSSASSSSAPSSSAPPHAGPVSAVGRSTPVRLRIPAIGVDTPVMKLGLAADGTVQVPPIAAHDRAGWYEHSPTPGQTGPSVILGHVTVGAYGDGVFRHLKDLHKGERIVARLENGTAAVFAVTDVRTVAKAAFPSKEVYGNVKRPELRLITCGGERSGDGYLDNVIVFAALRSSSRD, encoded by the coding sequence ATGAGTCCGCTCTCCAGGCGCGCCTTCGCCGCCGCGGCGCTCGCCGCGCTCCTCGCGGGCTGCGGCGGCCCGGGCGCCACGAACGGCAACTCCCCGGACGGGAGCCGGGCGAGCGACGCGTCGTCCTCCGCCTCGTCGTCCTCTGCACCGTCGTCCTCCGCGCCACCGCACGCCGGGCCGGTGTCCGCGGTGGGGCGATCGACCCCGGTCAGGCTCCGGATACCGGCCATCGGGGTCGACACCCCGGTCATGAAGCTGGGCCTGGCCGCGGACGGCACCGTGCAGGTGCCGCCGATCGCGGCGCACGACCGCGCGGGCTGGTACGAACACTCCCCGACGCCGGGGCAGACCGGTCCGTCGGTGATCCTCGGCCATGTCACGGTCGGCGCCTACGGAGACGGGGTCTTCCGGCACCTGAAGGACCTGCACAAGGGGGAGCGGATCGTGGCGCGCCTGGAGAACGGCACGGCTGCGGTGTTCGCCGTGACCGACGTGCGGACGGTCGCCAAGGCCGCCTTCCCGTCGAAGGAGGTGTACGGGAACGTGAAGCGGCCGGAGCTGCGGCTGATCACGTGCGGCGGCGAACGGAGCGGTGACGGATACCTCGACAACGTGATCGTCTTCGCGGCGCTGAGATCGTCTTCACGGGACTGA
- a CDS encoding RNA polymerase sigma factor has translation MKRSREKAASELFAALYPRLAGWVRRLVDDDETAHEIASEAFTRLWARWTAVAEPRGFLYVTAANLVRDHWRKLERERRAVRRATTEAAVTPHPEQADPSVRLLVQSLPERLRIPILLHYYADMPIREVSVLTGRKEGTVKADLHAARELLRAHLRRSLDHTL, from the coding sequence TTGAAACGGTCCCGCGAGAAGGCCGCGTCCGAGCTGTTCGCCGCCCTCTACCCGCGTCTCGCCGGCTGGGTCCGCCGGCTGGTCGACGACGACGAGACGGCGCATGAGATCGCCTCGGAGGCGTTCACCCGGCTCTGGGCGCGCTGGACGGCCGTCGCGGAGCCGCGCGGTTTTCTCTACGTCACCGCGGCCAACCTCGTCCGGGACCACTGGCGCAAGCTGGAGCGCGAACGCAGAGCCGTACGCCGGGCGACCACCGAGGCCGCGGTGACCCCGCATCCCGAGCAGGCCGACCCCTCGGTGCGCCTGCTCGTGCAGTCCCTCCCGGAACGACTGCGCATCCCGATCCTCCTGCACTACTACGCTGACATGCCGATCCGGGAGGTGTCCGTGCTCACCGGACGCAAGGAAGGAACCGTCAAGGCCGACCTCCACGCGGCCCGCGAACTGCTCCGCGCCCACCTGAGGAGAAGCCTTGATCACACACTCTGA